A window from Nitrospiraceae bacterium encodes these proteins:
- a CDS encoding ROK family protein, with product MSKKYAIGIDIGGTNLRAALVSAKGEAVEKAKESSGGDILETLQKIIQPLINKEVLGIGIGVSGLLDRKDRIVTLSPNLHSVEGIDFRKILKKQFEVPVYVENDANAAALGEKWIGAGKEFDNFVLLTLGTGIGSGIIQNNRLADIAAEIGHMSINADGDKCPCGNSGCLELYAAAKAMESKVIYAIEKGTESLLKECCGGSFYKVTGEDIYTYALEGDNLAKEILRETGRYLGVGIANIINILSPQAIILAGGLTGAWNIYVQEAIKEASRKTLPGLFENVKIIPSLLGDDAGIIGSAGMVFAELAVTKGKD from the coding sequence ATGTCAAAAAAATACGCTATAGGAATTGATATCGGAGGCACCAATCTAAGAGCTGCGCTGGTTTCAGCTAAAGGAGAGGCAGTTGAAAAAGCGAAAGAATCATCAGGGGGAGATATATTAGAAACTCTCCAGAAGATTATACAGCCTTTAATCAATAAAGAAGTTTTAGGAATAGGCATTGGTGTTTCAGGACTTCTTGACAGGAAAGATCGCATTGTTACATTGTCTCCGAATCTTCATTCAGTCGAAGGCATAGATTTCAGAAAGATCCTAAAAAAGCAGTTTGAGGTTCCTGTGTATGTTGAAAACGACGCAAATGCTGCGGCGCTCGGTGAAAAATGGATTGGCGCAGGAAAAGAATTTGATAATTTTGTCCTTCTAACCCTTGGGACAGGGATAGGAAGCGGAATAATCCAGAACAATAGGCTTGCTGATATTGCCGCTGAGATTGGGCATATGAGTATAAATGCAGACGGTGATAAATGTCCTTGCGGAAATTCAGGATGCCTTGAGTTGTATGCAGCGGCAAAGGCAATGGAATCAAAAGTGATATATGCAATTGAAAAGGGAACAGAAAGCCTTTTGAAGGAATGCTGCGGAGGCAGTTTTTATAAAGTTACAGGAGAGGACATCTACACTTACGCACTTGAAGGAGATAATCTTGCTAAGGAAATTCTTAGAGAAACAGGAAGATACCTTGGTGTGGGAATTGCAAATATAATAAACATACTGAGTCCTCAGGCGATAATACTTGCTGGCGGACTTACAGGCGCATGGAACATATATGTTCAGGAGGCTATAAAAGAAGCCTCCAGAAAAACATTACCCGGATTGTTCGAGAATGTTAAGATAATTCCATCCTTGCTTGGCGATGATGCAGGAATTATAGGTTCAGCAGGAATGGTTTTTGCAGAATTAGCAGTAACTAAGGGCAAAGATTGA
- the lepB gene encoding signal peptidase I, which produces MKTKKKIFWEYTEAIITALILALVIRAFVVQAFKIPSGSMIPTLVVGDHILVNKFIYGVKAPFTDYRVLNFKKPEKGDVVVFKYPEDPSRDFIKRIIATEGDVIESRNKKIYINDKPMNEPYAQHTDANLRPIGIEPRDNFGPLIVPKDKFFMMGDNRDQSYDSRYWGYVDLKDIKGEALILYWSWDSNKNWVRFERIGRLVK; this is translated from the coding sequence ATGAAAACAAAGAAAAAAATATTTTGGGAATATACAGAGGCAATAATCACAGCCCTCATTCTTGCGCTTGTGATCAGGGCATTTGTAGTTCAGGCATTTAAAATCCCTTCAGGATCTATGATCCCGACTCTTGTTGTCGGAGACCACATTCTCGTAAATAAATTCATCTATGGAGTAAAGGCTCCATTTACTGATTATAGAGTCCTGAATTTCAAAAAACCGGAAAAAGGCGATGTAGTAGTTTTTAAGTATCCTGAAGATCCATCAAGAGATTTTATAAAAAGAATAATAGCAACAGAAGGCGATGTTATAGAGTCAAGGAATAAAAAAATTTATATTAATGACAAGCCTATGAATGAACCCTATGCGCAGCACACGGACGCTAATCTTCGTCCTATTGGAATTGAGCCCAGAGACAACTTCGGTCCTCTAATCGTTCCCAAGGATAAATTTTTTATGATGGGAGATAACCGCGACCAGAGCTATGACAGCCGCTACTGGGGATATGTTGACCTCAAGGATATTAAGGGTGAAGCGCTTATACTTTATTGGTCATGGGACAGTAATAAGAATTGGGTAAGATTTGAAAGAATCGGGAGGTTGGTAAAATGA
- the rpsU gene encoding 30S ribosomal protein S21 gives MPSVKVKENDSFENALRRFKKQCEREGILSEIKKREHYEKPSVKKKKKAIAARKKALKRTRITKER, from the coding sequence ATGCCCTCTGTAAAGGTAAAAGAGAACGATTCTTTTGAAAATGCATTAAGGCGTTTTAAAAAACAGTGCGAAAGAGAAGGAATACTCTCAGAAATAAAAAAGAGGGAGCATTACGAAAAGCCCAGTGTAAAGAAGAAGAAAAAAGCTATTGCTGCTCGTAAAAAAGCTCTAAAGCGTACAAGAATAACCAAAGAGAGGTAA